In bacterium, the following are encoded in one genomic region:
- a CDS encoding phage baseplate assembly protein V — protein sequence MRHELRSVRLAELGLVETVYPHSAGGDGDNYACDVRLKNSGLLLKRVPVATGHIGTVAIPNKDDLVLLAFDKGDVNQPIIIGRLYNDGDRPPLNNPNEVIFRLPLADDDDKTVKGAVRNHQSNSPPREIVIEMPPKITVRITDGTVRAAAGKSEMKLDQPDGSGGTVTVLAGQTQITMNQDGDVTVEAAGSMTLRAGGDVSIEGQNVKITADLDFSAQAQSSASIQANVGATVDGGASATVRGATISVNGITSFSP from the coding sequence GTGCGGCACGAGCTGCGCAGCGTGCGGCTGGCCGAGCTGGGGCTGGTTGAGACCGTCTACCCGCACAGCGCAGGCGGCGACGGCGACAATTACGCTTGCGACGTGCGCCTGAAGAACAGCGGGCTGCTGCTGAAGCGGGTACCTGTGGCGACGGGCCACATCGGCACGGTTGCCATCCCCAACAAGGACGATCTTGTGCTCCTCGCTTTCGACAAAGGGGACGTGAACCAGCCCATCATCATTGGCCGGCTCTACAACGACGGCGACCGGCCGCCGCTCAACAATCCGAACGAGGTCATCTTTCGCCTGCCGTTGGCGGACGACGACGACAAAACCGTGAAGGGGGCCGTCCGCAACCACCAGAGTAATTCGCCGCCGCGCGAGATCGTCATCGAGATGCCGCCCAAGATCACCGTGCGGATCACGGACGGCACGGTGCGCGCTGCGGCGGGGAAGAGCGAGATGAAGCTCGACCAGCCGGACGGCAGCGGCGGCACGGTCACCGTGCTGGCCGGCCAGACGCAGATCACCATGAATCAGGACGGGGATGTCACCGTCGAGGCGGCCGGCTCTATGACCCTTAGGGCCGGCGGCGACGTCAGCATCGAGGGCCAGAACGTGAAAATCACCGCCGACTTGGACTTCAGCGCCCAGGCGCAAAGCTCGGCCTCGATCCAGGCCAACGTGGGGGCGACCGTGGACGGCGGCGCTTCCGCCACGGTCCGGGGCGCCACGATCTCGGTCAACGGCATTACGTCGTTCTCGCCATAG
- a CDS encoding LamG domain-containing protein: protein MPTKTDRILGYLPGTFRAVPRPTALYSLVDAVGNDLLQAENSLAAVMQAHWVDLADRDAELIDDLARIASLYALAPRDDEAVEEFREHLKRYVRTFLDGTATVQGVLRLTAEGLGLHLADAYEDMDAWWTRPDDSLVTVVPRGDAAASLLLGVDAVRVTGSPSAPARVTGTPDLAAGLDLREASILSWAVDGGGAVALDLKAHVPDPAAATLAAIVAAINTAAGLTIAGIDGHHLTLASPTSGPSSRLEIQDVDGDAAPHLLGLPARTVHGSDATSAQVTGTVDLGGGVDLHESRYLRLFVDGMNLAEVDCAGPVPATSTLDQIRDAINAAVGAAIASHDGHFLTLASTRTGFASSIVFQSPAAQDATPLLFGQVAAAYTGMDAQPAKLVGPADLRQGVDLSLRSNVRVRIDGNAITVDCTGVDPTRTQAIEIVGAINAAFHAQVAALAGHGISVQSVTAGAAGKVVLEAPASGDATFDVLGIPPRIFTGSPATAARLVGTPDLSQHQDPSGQTVPGVDLGAVHLLNVALDGGPPVVVDLRTVAQNPRTARLTELNAALNVALGAGVASDDGRHLILTSPTVGAAGSVEVVPLAVELRRRFLTRAFITDEATEALFGFVRAQAAGAAATPARVEGAADLSRGVDLRETRFLRVGVDGGAPIDIDCAKHSARPRVAVLDEIVAGVNDRLGSAVASHDGRHLFLTSPTTGSGSRIEFQRARGTDVLGPLLAIAPTTVRGSEGTRVTFKGTVDLSGGVDLGAASHVKIGVDGAAAVEIACAGADPAHTRLNDIVTAVNVALRAIIATSDGRRLILTSPSVGANSRIEFSTPAGPDATRTLFGIATPRTYQGADPKAARVVGTPALAGGIDLSTVRFMRIAVDGGAPVDVDTAKAAADPAHATLADIQKSVNDALGKPVAGDDGTHLILTSVAPGSAGRLDLLAYTASDARQVLFGQVPDVTTGVDPAPAAITGVADLRAGVNLAERSTLALSVDGSRPVELDVAGAAPDRTFADEVVDRINAALPGVASVADGDHLRLTSPTSGGNSSLQIVPLRALELIEYPPASIDEPPRIVRHGDHWSVMNDGAADADLRVEISAPHGDAGPELVNLSAGVRVRVTVLIRPGERLRLRRGGDSHLSAEVVAADGGAAVVPGSRILAGPLGAQAHVPLRGSWHLVGGDASDWASLQLNNPDAPAIVILRARQRGAAGDQTAVDVVDAALAAGTGVPAPDGSRIRLTGKVLVDASGARLVDAAGALLCLLRPSAGATPGFYAGRPVVAEGPLFTGEGTPPVMVAERIARLFDVTFSGAAADGTAVVEAHSGVTIGTGTGTPDSLTWQVNSAPSQLVFGEEVDKGAALILPRGRSEWLYLNCDSARYDRGHFDQTRFAGGTCHERGIFDVSRFADAAPEVEAAVFAPAPPLTDPTVEVLFQWVRYRPGAFVVNLPADLPEAFGARFDEARFGLPGNTPETFPSAVLEPSVLGDPGGDPDYLVNRINDRINGSKLVTARFLNQPSPPLGWEPMVVPFRHPRARALTLGSRGAPARIYLAEQGVPGLIELSARQPGVWGNSIEVTARRAGPARYDVTVGYKAARFESARQIAFAGQITAPKDDPLPALIDAILRPQPVGILHAKAAGVRADVTRDRTDVEPTPGTVVGGGGAPGFPGTYLQFDGIRSYVEVPDSDKFSITATGALTVSAWMKPDTLKFPRTDGTGYVHWLGKGEGSGAQGTQEWAFRMYSRDNTEHRQNRISFYVFNPEGHEGVGSYFQDPITLGRWIHVVGVADGERTYIYKNGVFRKCDQYRGTGDGSCESHPPLVITPKRGDAPLRMGHRDGHGYFLGGLAEIRVWNRSLSRAEIAALYSSGVVPRAGLVAEYLLDEGQSTIAHDTVGRSDGTIFGAAWESTSQAND from the coding sequence ATGCCGACGAAAACGGACCGCATCCTCGGCTATCTCCCCGGCACGTTCCGCGCGGTGCCCCGGCCCACGGCGCTGTACTCTCTCGTGGACGCCGTCGGAAATGATTTGCTCCAGGCGGAGAACAGCCTCGCGGCGGTCATGCAGGCTCACTGGGTCGATCTCGCCGACCGCGACGCGGAACTGATCGACGACCTGGCGCGCATCGCGTCGCTCTACGCCCTGGCGCCACGCGACGACGAGGCCGTCGAGGAGTTCCGCGAGCACCTGAAGCGGTACGTCCGCACGTTCTTGGATGGGACCGCGACAGTACAGGGCGTGTTGCGGCTGACGGCCGAAGGCCTCGGACTGCATCTCGCCGACGCCTATGAGGACATGGACGCCTGGTGGACGCGGCCGGACGACAGCCTGGTTACGGTCGTGCCCCGGGGCGACGCCGCCGCCAGCCTTCTGCTCGGCGTGGACGCTGTCCGAGTGACCGGGTCGCCGTCGGCCCCGGCCCGCGTCACCGGAACGCCGGACCTCGCGGCCGGCCTCGACCTTCGTGAGGCGTCGATCCTGAGCTGGGCCGTGGACGGGGGCGGCGCCGTGGCCCTGGACCTGAAGGCGCACGTCCCCGATCCCGCCGCAGCGACGCTTGCTGCGATCGTGGCCGCCATCAACACGGCGGCCGGTCTCACGATCGCCGGCATAGACGGTCACCACCTGACGCTGGCCTCGCCGACTTCGGGTCCCTCCAGCCGGCTCGAGATCCAGGACGTGGACGGCGATGCGGCGCCGCACCTCCTGGGGCTCCCCGCGCGCACCGTGCACGGCAGCGACGCTACCTCGGCGCAAGTCACCGGCACGGTCGACCTCGGCGGCGGCGTAGACCTCCACGAATCCCGCTATCTGCGCCTGTTCGTCGACGGCATGAACCTGGCCGAGGTCGACTGCGCGGGGCCCGTGCCCGCGACGAGCACGCTCGATCAAATCCGCGACGCGATCAATGCCGCGGTGGGGGCCGCGATCGCCTCTCACGATGGGCATTTCCTCACCCTCGCTTCTACACGGACCGGCTTCGCGAGCAGTATCGTCTTTCAGTCCCCCGCTGCCCAGGACGCTACGCCCCTCCTGTTTGGGCAGGTCGCCGCCGCGTATACCGGCATGGATGCACAGCCGGCGAAGTTGGTGGGCCCGGCCGACCTGCGTCAGGGTGTTGACCTGAGCCTGCGCTCGAACGTTCGCGTGCGGATCGACGGCAATGCGATCACGGTCGACTGCACGGGCGTGGATCCGACGCGCACGCAGGCGATCGAGATTGTCGGCGCCATCAACGCCGCGTTCCACGCTCAGGTGGCGGCCCTGGCGGGCCACGGTATCAGCGTCCAGTCGGTGACGGCGGGAGCCGCGGGAAAGGTGGTCCTCGAAGCGCCGGCCTCGGGAGATGCCACCTTCGACGTCCTGGGGATTCCGCCGCGGATTTTCACGGGATCACCGGCCACCGCTGCGCGACTCGTCGGCACGCCCGACCTCAGCCAGCATCAGGACCCTTCCGGGCAGACCGTCCCCGGGGTCGACTTGGGAGCCGTTCACCTGCTCAACGTCGCGCTCGACGGCGGTCCGCCCGTGGTCGTCGATCTCCGCACCGTCGCGCAGAACCCGCGGACTGCCAGGCTGACTGAACTCAACGCCGCCCTGAACGTCGCATTGGGCGCCGGGGTTGCGTCCGACGACGGCCGGCATCTCATCCTTACGTCGCCGACGGTCGGCGCGGCCGGCAGCGTCGAAGTCGTGCCGCTCGCGGTCGAACTGCGGCGCCGCTTTCTGACCCGCGCCTTCATCACCGACGAGGCCACGGAGGCTCTCTTCGGCTTCGTCCGCGCTCAGGCCGCCGGCGCCGCCGCCACCCCGGCCCGCGTCGAAGGAGCGGCGGATCTCAGCCGCGGCGTCGACCTTCGCGAGACCAGATTTCTCCGAGTAGGTGTGGACGGCGGGGCGCCCATAGACATAGACTGCGCGAAGCACAGCGCCCGGCCGCGCGTGGCAGTTCTCGACGAAATCGTCGCGGGCGTTAATGACAGGCTCGGAAGCGCCGTCGCCTCCCACGACGGCCGGCACCTGTTCCTCACGTCGCCCACGACCGGCTCCGGAAGCCGGATCGAGTTCCAGCGGGCGCGCGGTACCGATGTACTTGGACCCCTGCTTGCAATCGCGCCGACGACGGTACGCGGTTCCGAGGGCACGCGTGTGACCTTCAAAGGTACCGTCGACTTGAGTGGAGGCGTCGACCTCGGCGCCGCGAGCCACGTAAAGATCGGCGTGGACGGCGCCGCGGCCGTGGAGATCGCGTGCGCGGGCGCCGACCCCGCGCACACCCGGCTGAACGATATCGTCACCGCCGTCAACGTGGCGCTGCGCGCGATCATTGCCACTTCGGACGGCAGGCGGCTGATCTTGACCTCGCCCTCGGTTGGCGCGAACAGCCGCATCGAATTTTCAACTCCGGCCGGGCCGGACGCCACCCGGACCCTCTTCGGCATCGCGACGCCCCGGACGTATCAGGGCGCCGATCCCAAAGCGGCCAGGGTGGTGGGCACGCCGGCCCTCGCGGGCGGGATCGATCTCAGCACGGTCCGGTTCATGCGGATCGCCGTGGACGGCGGCGCGCCGGTTGACGTGGATACGGCCAAGGCCGCCGCCGATCCCGCCCATGCCACGTTGGCCGATATCCAGAAATCCGTCAACGACGCCCTCGGCAAGCCGGTGGCCGGCGACGACGGAACTCATCTCATTCTCACGTCGGTCGCGCCCGGCTCGGCCGGCCGGCTGGATCTCCTCGCGTACACCGCGAGCGATGCGCGTCAGGTCCTGTTCGGCCAGGTACCCGACGTGACCACGGGCGTGGATCCGGCTCCGGCCGCTATTACGGGCGTGGCGGATCTCCGGGCAGGCGTCAACCTTGCCGAGCGGTCCACACTCGCGTTGTCCGTTGACGGCAGCCGTCCCGTGGAATTGGACGTGGCCGGTGCGGCGCCCGACCGGACGTTCGCCGATGAAGTCGTCGACAGGATCAATGCCGCCCTGCCCGGCGTGGCCTCGGTGGCCGACGGCGATCACTTGCGGCTGACGTCCCCGACCAGCGGCGGGAACAGCAGCCTGCAGATTGTGCCTCTGCGCGCGCTAGAGCTCATCGAATATCCGCCTGCGAGCATCGATGAGCCGCCGCGCATTGTTCGGCACGGCGATCATTGGTCTGTCATGAACGATGGCGCTGCGGACGCCGATCTGCGCGTCGAAATCAGCGCGCCGCACGGCGACGCCGGTCCGGAGCTGGTGAACCTGAGCGCGGGTGTGCGCGTTCGGGTGACGGTGCTCATTCGTCCGGGTGAACGCCTGCGCCTCCGGCGTGGCGGCGACTCGCACCTGAGTGCGGAGGTGGTGGCGGCGGACGGCGGCGCGGCGGTCGTGCCCGGCTCCCGGATCCTGGCCGGTCCGCTCGGCGCGCAAGCTCACGTGCCGCTCAGGGGAAGTTGGCACCTCGTGGGCGGCGACGCGAGCGATTGGGCATCGCTGCAATTGAACAATCCGGATGCTCCGGCCATTGTCATTCTGCGGGCCAGGCAGCGCGGTGCGGCCGGGGATCAGACCGCGGTCGACGTGGTCGACGCGGCTTTGGCTGCCGGCACCGGCGTCCCTGCGCCAGACGGAAGCAGGATTCGCCTGACGGGAAAGGTGCTCGTTGACGCATCCGGAGCCAGGCTGGTAGACGCCGCCGGCGCTCTGCTGTGCTTGCTGCGCCCGAGTGCCGGCGCCACGCCTGGATTCTACGCCGGCCGCCCCGTGGTGGCAGAGGGACCGCTCTTTACGGGCGAGGGTACACCACCGGTCATGGTCGCGGAGCGCATCGCGCGCTTGTTCGATGTGACCTTCTCGGGCGCGGCCGCCGACGGAACCGCCGTGGTCGAGGCCCATTCCGGCGTCACCATCGGGACCGGCACCGGAACGCCGGACAGCCTGACGTGGCAGGTGAACAGCGCGCCTTCGCAGTTGGTCTTCGGCGAGGAGGTGGACAAAGGTGCCGCACTGATCCTGCCGCGCGGGCGGTCGGAGTGGCTGTACCTCAACTGCGACAGCGCGCGCTACGACCGCGGTCACTTCGACCAGACGAGGTTCGCCGGAGGTACCTGTCATGAGCGCGGGATCTTCGATGTGAGCCGTTTCGCGGATGCGGCGCCGGAGGTGGAGGCGGCCGTTTTTGCCCCGGCGCCGCCGCTCACCGACCCGACCGTTGAGGTCCTGTTTCAGTGGGTCCGATACCGGCCGGGTGCCTTCGTGGTCAACCTGCCGGCAGACTTGCCGGAAGCGTTCGGCGCGCGCTTCGACGAGGCCCGGTTCGGGCTGCCGGGGAATACTCCCGAGACTTTTCCAAGCGCCGTACTCGAGCCCAGCGTTCTGGGCGATCCTGGCGGCGACCCCGATTATCTTGTCAACCGCATCAACGACCGCATCAACGGCTCGAAGCTGGTGACGGCGAGATTCCTGAACCAGCCCAGCCCGCCCTTGGGATGGGAACCCATGGTCGTTCCTTTCCGCCATCCCCGCGCCAGGGCGCTCACCCTCGGCAGCCGCGGCGCGCCGGCGCGGATTTATCTGGCCGAGCAGGGCGTGCCGGGCCTGATCGAGCTGAGTGCGCGACAGCCGGGCGTCTGGGGCAACAGCATCGAAGTAACGGCGCGCCGGGCGGGCCCCGCCCGCTACGACGTGACCGTGGGCTACAAAGCGGCGAGGTTTGAGAGCGCCCGCCAGATCGCGTTCGCCGGCCAGATCACTGCCCCGAAGGACGATCCGCTTCCCGCACTGATCGACGCGATCCTCCGGCCGCAGCCTGTGGGCATCCTCCACGCCAAAGCGGCTGGTGTGCGCGCCGACGTGACTCGCGACCGTACCGACGTCGAGCCGACGCCCGGCACCGTTGTTGGCGGCGGCGGAGCGCCTGGTTTCCCTGGCACGTACCTTCAGTTTGATGGAATCAGGAGCTACGTCGAAGTCCCGGACAGCGACAAGTTCAGCATCACCGCCACCGGTGCGCTGACAGTGTCGGCCTGGATGAAACCCGACACCCTGAAATTTCCTCGGACGGACGGCACCGGATACGTTCACTGGCTGGGTAAGGGTGAAGGCTCAGGCGCGCAGGGAACGCAGGAATGGGCGTTCCGGATGTACAGCCGGGATAATACCGAGCATCGACAAAACAGGATCAGCTTCTACGTGTTCAATCCGGAGGGCCATGAGGGAGTCGGCAGCTACTTCCAGGATCCGATCACACTAGGCCGGTGGATTCACGTGGTCGGCGTTGCAGACGGCGAACGGACGTACATCTACAAGAACGGCGTCTTCCGGAAATGTGACCAGTACCGGGGCACGGGAGACGGGAGCTGCGAGTCGCACCCTCCCTTAGTGATCACGCCCAAGCGCGGTGACGCACCCCTTCGCATGGGCCATCGGGATGGGCACGGCTATTTTCTGGGCGGTCTCGCCGAGATCAGGGTCTGGAATCGATCGCTCAGTCGAGCCGAGATCGCGGCCCTGTACTCATCGGGTGTTGTCCCGCGAGCAGGGCTGGTCGCGGAGTACCTGCTCGATGAAGGTCAGAGCACCATTGCCCACGATACCGTGGGCCGCAGTGATGGCACGATATTCGGAGCGGCCTGGGAGTCTACGTCGCAGGCCAATGATTGA
- a CDS encoding baseplate J/gp47 family protein gives MDDILTAIVGGIVNEPIFFDVKEDLYPLSQPARDVRSVKGTVSRTVNGRLTPGHQTFQAGVDYLFSAGDNAIAWQAGGQRPDDETVFYVDYFRVDTLSPLSDINIGSVTRTITEAIGREIATVYQQINQAYLAGFVDSATGQSLDLVVSILGVVRKTKEYATGLVTFFRDPAAGDGNITIPEGTLLSTGKGDATFVTAEMRTLQRGQVRIDVPVRAGEASKGPSGVVPPGSITTLAQAITGISRVTNFDATVLGASDESDDDLRARAKAVLQSVGKATLAALARAVFEERAKLGEVWDPNSAPAKRSDPGTVVLLVETEPERLVSLRSAIQETRAAGVLATVVARYVFFKPRLTVKIAKGLTPDGKVKVVNEIIDAMQQYVDGLSAGTPAKAQDLLAAIAKSVKEVGDAKNIQVADAVTWRSDVARPGAEPLVDALLDAIAAAPAGDVNALRAALTAVLTEEAPTAPTERRIPDRSLVQGASGGRATDAEITAGQFQVVSVIGGENWSIALDVEPGDIALAAS, from the coding sequence GTGGACGACATCCTGACCGCCATCGTGGGCGGTATAGTGAACGAACCGATTTTCTTCGACGTGAAGGAAGACCTGTACCCGCTCTCCCAGCCCGCCCGCGATGTGCGCAGTGTGAAGGGCACGGTGTCCCGGACAGTCAACGGCCGGCTCACGCCCGGTCATCAGACTTTTCAGGCCGGGGTCGACTACCTGTTCTCCGCCGGCGACAACGCGATCGCGTGGCAGGCGGGCGGCCAGCGGCCCGACGACGAGACGGTCTTTTATGTCGATTATTTTCGTGTGGACACGCTGTCGCCCCTGAGTGATATCAACATCGGCAGCGTCACGCGAACCATCACCGAAGCCATCGGCCGGGAGATCGCCACCGTCTACCAACAGATCAACCAGGCCTACCTGGCCGGATTCGTGGACAGCGCCACCGGGCAGTCGTTGGACCTCGTGGTCTCGATCCTGGGCGTGGTGCGCAAGACCAAGGAGTATGCCACCGGGCTCGTCACGTTCTTCCGCGATCCCGCCGCCGGCGACGGGAATATCACGATCCCCGAAGGCACGCTGCTCAGCACGGGGAAGGGCGATGCCACCTTCGTGACCGCTGAAATGCGGACGCTGCAGCGCGGCCAGGTGCGGATCGACGTGCCGGTGCGCGCCGGCGAGGCTTCAAAGGGCCCGTCGGGCGTGGTGCCGCCAGGCTCGATCACCACGCTTGCGCAGGCGATCACCGGGATTTCGCGCGTGACGAATTTTGACGCGACGGTCCTCGGCGCCAGCGATGAGAGCGACGACGATCTGCGCGCGCGGGCGAAGGCCGTTCTGCAAAGTGTGGGCAAGGCCACCCTGGCGGCGCTCGCCCGCGCGGTCTTCGAAGAGCGTGCGAAGCTGGGTGAGGTCTGGGATCCCAACAGCGCGCCGGCGAAGCGCTCCGACCCCGGCACCGTGGTCCTCCTGGTCGAAACCGAGCCCGAGCGCCTCGTGAGCCTTCGGAGCGCCATCCAGGAGACACGCGCGGCCGGCGTCCTGGCAACGGTCGTCGCCCGCTACGTGTTCTTCAAGCCACGCCTGACGGTCAAGATCGCCAAGGGCCTGACGCCCGACGGCAAGGTGAAGGTGGTCAACGAGATCATCGATGCCATGCAGCAGTATGTGGACGGCTTGAGCGCCGGGACCCCGGCCAAGGCGCAAGACCTCTTGGCGGCCATTGCCAAGAGCGTAAAGGAAGTCGGCGATGCGAAAAACATCCAGGTTGCCGATGCCGTCACCTGGCGGTCGGACGTTGCGCGGCCCGGCGCCGAGCCGCTGGTGGACGCGCTCCTCGACGCCATCGCCGCGGCCCCGGCAGGCGACGTCAATGCGCTGCGCGCCGCGCTCACGGCCGTGCTGACTGAGGAGGCCCCGACCGCGCCCACCGAGCGCCGCATTCCGGATCGCAGCCTCGTCCAGGGGGCGAGCGGGGGACGCGCGACGGACGCGGAGATCACCGCGGGCCAGTTCCAGGTCGTCAGCGTAATCGGCGGCGAGAACTGGTCGATCGCGCTCGACGTCGAACCGGGGGACATTGCGCTCGCGGCGAGTTGA